A portion of the Cryptomeria japonica chromosome 5, Sugi_1.0, whole genome shotgun sequence genome contains these proteins:
- the LOC131876142 gene encoding S-norcoclaurine synthase 1-like, producing the protein MEEGIKRLASFDDTLGICVSIYHDYEGILKDICKDGEWVPVQPIPGALVINIGDMLEVISNGIYKSIEHRGVTSIDRDRISIAMFFGPSKETEVGPIPELIDELHPCRYRRFIREDYMRRFSSGKLDGKKNIEFVKIES; encoded by the exons atggaagaaggaatcaagcgTCTCGCTTCTTTTGATGATACCCTTGGAATATGTGTTTCAATATATCATGACTATGAAGGTATTCTCAAAGAC ATATGTAAGGATGGTGAATGGGTTCCTGTTCAACCTATCCCTGGTGCCCTGGTAATCAATATTGGGGATATGCTTGAG GTAATAAGTAACGGAATATATAAGAGCATTGAGCACAGAGGGGTTACAAGCATTGACAGAGATCGCATCTCCATTGCGATGTTTTTTGGTCCAAGTAAGGAAACAGAGGTGGGTCCTATTCCTGAACTCATAGATGAGTTGCATCCCTGTCGATACAGAAGATTCATTCGTGAAGACTATATGCGGCGTTTCTCTTCTGGCAAACTTGATGGGAAGAAGAATATTGAATTTGTCAAAATCGAGTCATAA
- the LOC131028734 gene encoding ankyrin repeat-containing protein At5g02620, whose product MLRDLFVATRKGDLKVLQDIYGQNQRHVTRGLTFEGNSALHIATREGHLDVVKWLVSVKPCLAAARNSDKNTALHEAAKKGKPEVVKTLLKFNKYAVYRRNQFGETALIIASEHSHVEAAELLLAATPLFLVFWPREDRQTCLNTAAYAGHLDVVKLILGESRFCLNIMPFMLLIGDEKGVTPLHAAVHGGHKEIVKEILRPELNDWHKSLMTKKDKFGRCAIHIAAMKGHGDIIDLFMTSMPDCIEIRSTCLKTVVHFAVEYDQLSVFKKLLFENEGETNAKLVSYDYDIWGNTALHLAAMNGVDPLLVDYLLSFPGVKADLVNNKGLSPLDIALHAVSQDKPNFGNIVQRLKDHGATQSLVCHCRSESPPWKSQQTTNKTGIESKILDVDTLVASLIATVTFAAVFQIPGGTDKESGLASMSLETVFHVFLFSDCLAFFASMTVVIAWIFRERLQTKLVADRSALAKLSMVSFGIAIVSTCHGYLQVRL is encoded by the exons ATGCTTCGTGATCTCTTCGTTGCTACCAGAAAGGGCGATCTCAAAGTCCTGCAAGATATATATGGACAGAACCAGCGGCATGTGACCAGGGGACTTACTTTTGAAGGAAATAGTGCTCTGCACATCGCTACAAGAGAAGGGCATCTCGATGTTGTTAAATGGCTAGTTAGTGTGAAGCCCTGCTTGGCTGCAGCTCGTAATTCTGATAAGAATACGGCGCTGCATGAAGCTGCTAAGAAGGGTAAGCCTGAGGTTGTGAAAACTCTGCTTAAGTTTAACAAGTATGCTGTGTACAGGCGCAATCAGTTTGGAGAGACTGCCCTGATAATAGCTTCAGAGCACAGTCATGTGGAAGCAGCGGAGCTTTTGCTAGCAGCCACGCCATTGTTTCTGGTTTTCTGGCCAAGGGAGGACCGTCAGACATGCCTCAATACTGCAGCTTATGCAGGACATCTAG ATGTAGTAAAGCTAATACTTGGTGAGTCTAGATTCTGCTTAAATATCATGCCTTTCATGCTGCTGATAGGGGATGAAAAGGGTGTCACCCCATTGCATGCAGCTGTTCATGGTGGACATAAGGAGATTGTCAAAGAGATATTAAGACCTGAGTTGAATGATTGGCATAAGAGCTTAATGACAAAGAAGGATAAATTTGGACGGTGTGCAATCCATATAGCAGCCATGAAGGGCCATGGAGATATTATAGATTTATTCATGACATCAATGCCAGATTGTATTGAGATACGAAGCACCTGCCTTAAAACTGTTGTGCACTTTGCTGTGGAATATGACCAACTATCTGTGTTCAAGAAGTTACTATTTGAAAATGAGGGCGAAACTAACGCCAAACTGGTGAGCTATGACTATGACATTTGGGGCAATACAGCCTTGCATTTGGCCGCCATGAATGGAGTGGATCCCCTG CTTGTAGACTACTTGTTGTCATTTCCTGGAGTAAAAGCAGATCTTGTCAACAATAAAGGTTTAAGCCCATTGGACATAGCATTACATGCAGTATCTCAAGATAAGCCAAACTTTGGTAATATTGTTCAACGTTTGAAAGATCATGGTGCTACACAAAGTTTAGTCTGCCATTGTAGATCAGAATCACCTCCTTGGAAGTCACAACAAACAACTAATAAAACTGGCATTGAGAGCAAAATATTGGATGTAGACACACTTGTGGCATCACTCATTGCCACAGTGACATTTGCAGCTGTATTCCAAATACCTGGTGGAACTGATAAGGAAAGTGGTCTTGCCAGTATGTCATTAGAAACAGTTTTTCATGTATTCTTATTCTCAGATTGTCTTGCCTTCTTTGCATCCATGACAGTAGTGATTGCATGGATTTTTCGAGAAAGATTGCAGACAAAACTTGTTGCAGATCGGTCAGCACTAGCCAAATTATCAATGGTAAGCTTCGGGATAGCAATAGTCTCTACATGTCATGGCTATTTACAGGTGAGATTGTGA